A genomic stretch from Vanrija pseudolonga chromosome 6, complete sequence includes:
- the mpr1 gene encoding Multistep phosphorelay regulator 1 yields the protein MSAGAPTPDSAKTVSKEDGKAASPAASKDAASPASAKSPATAATPGSTTTTPADNGAASSKEAETPTPATSASAASAEAAHDPADDEPLPDEPDGIINMEIFSQIQDMDDEDDEDDEGGGHEFSKGIVWGYFEQAENTFKSMEEAIAEPSLSKLSSLGHFLKGSSAALGIIKLQDSCEKMQHYGNLRDEEVGAPLTEDEALKRIKALLADCKRDYAVASRWLRRLYGEDV from the exons ATGTCTGCCGGCGCTCCCACTCCCGACAGCGCAAAGACAGTGTCCaaggaggacggcaag gccgcgTCGCCAGCCGCATCCAAGGACGctgcctcgcccgcctcggccaagTCGCCAGcaacggccgcgacgcccggatcgacgacgacaacaccagccgacaacggcgccgcgtcgagcaaggaggccgagacgcCAACCCctgccacctcggcgtcggccgcgtcggccgaggcggcccacgacccagccgacgacgagccgctccCCGACGAGCCGGACGGAATCATCAACATGGAAATCTTCTCGCAGATTCAggacatggacgacgaggacgacgaggacgacgagggcggcggccacgagtTCTCAAAGGGCATCGTGTGGGGATACTTTGAACAGGCCGAGAACACGTTCAAGTCGATGGAGGAAGCAAT CGCCGAGCCCTCCCTCTCGAAACTGTCGTCGCTGGGCCACTTCCTCAAGGGATCGTCGGCAGCCCTCGGCATTATCAAGCTGCAAGACTCGTGCGAGAAGATGCAGCACTACGGCAACCTccgggacgaggaggtcggcgcccccctgaccgaggacgaggcccTCAAGCGCATCaaggccctcctcgccgactgCAAGCGCGACTATGCCGTCGCCAGCCGGTGGCTCCGACGACTGTACGGCGAAGACGTTTAG
- the pfh1_1 gene encoding ATP-dependent DNA helicase pfh1, whose translation MGKARPKIYAVRVGRRPGIYHSWKEAMTQVLEFPGAVHKSFYDQDEAIAFLGGLHGIEPVLPPDIKPVVPTWGSAPVKAEPGLYPPLPQFDHSQPKLEGYAKRPVHHPFFNLPKAVAKVQDPVLSAQQQAIVDRVLAGENIFFTGSAGTGKSVVLRAIIRALEKPTGWRRKKFAVTASTGIAALNIGGKTVHSWAGIGLGLKPASTLADNILRTGLCRANWLDTDVLILDEVSMIHADLLEKLDYIGRAVRRGENWKPFGGLQLVFCGDFFQLPPVHKNEDVYYAFDTECWEKMFAPHNVVTLTRVYRQNDDVFIKTLESLRRGTISDQQEDVLLECNRTLQSPEGVEPVWLYPRRYEASNKNTARLNALQGSTMLYDAVDMPGQASNKRPLSPEDATRVLNERSRWPETVSLRVGAQVMLVFDYPGLVNGSTGMVVAFMTREQATANGVALPRSTDVAPGRWPVVTFPPPRDCRFILPERVLIPAIAQSLEHPDGTIEATRLQVPLILAWALTIHKAQGLTLERVRVDLNQTFDYGQAYVAISRVTSLEGLELRGFSKSKVLASPRVLEWEAAGEDAKNEEQVVASLDDAL comes from the exons ATGGGCAAGGCGCGCCCCAAGATCTATGCCGTCCGGgttgggcggcggccgggCATCTACCATAGCTGGAAGGAGGCCATGACCCAG GTCCTCGAGTTCCCCGGTGCGGTGCACAAGTCGTTCTACGACCAGGACGAGGCGATT gccttcctcggcggACTGCACGGTATCGAGCCCGTCCTGCCGCCAGATATTAAGCCCGTGGTGCCGACCTGGGGATCAGCACCagtcaaggccgagccggGGCTGTATCCGCCCCTCCCGCAGTTCGACCACAGCCAGCCCAAGCTGGAGGGGTACGCCAAGCGGCCCGTCCATCACCCGTTCTTCAACCTGCCCAAGGCCGTGGCCAAGGTGCAAGACCCAGTGCTGTCGGCACAGCAACAGGCCATCGTCGACCGCGTACTCGCAGGCGAGAACATCTTCTTTACCGGGTCAGCAGGTACAGGCAAGTCTGTCGTCCTGCGTGCCATcatccgcgcgctcgagaagcCCACCGGATGGCGGAGGAAGAAGTTCGCCGtcacggcctcgacgggcatcgcggcgctcaacatCGGCGGGAAGACGGTCCACTCATGGGCTGGGATCGGGCTGGGCCTCAAACCTGCCTCCACGCTTGCGGACAACATCCTGCGGACGGGGTTATGCAGGGCAAACTGGCTCGACACGGATGTTCTGATCTTGGACGAGG TGTCCATGATACatgccgacctgctcgagaagctcgactACATCGGTCGCGCTGTCCGTCGGGGAGAGAACTGGAAGCCGTTCGGAGGGCTCCAG CTCGTATTCTGCGGCGACTTCTTCCAACTCCCGCCCGTGCACAAGAACGAGGACGTCTACTACGCGTTCGACACGGAATGCTGGGAGAAAATGTTCGCGCCGCACAACGTCGTCACCCTCACGCGTGTGTACCGTCagaacgacgacgtgttcatcaagacgctcgagtcgctgcgccgcggcacgaTCTCGGACCAGCAGGAGGACGTTCTCTTAGAATGCAACCGCACTCTGCAGAGCCCAGAGGGCGTGGAGCCAGTGTGGCT ATATCCCAGGCGATACGAAGCGAGCAACAAAAACACCGCGCGCCTCAATGCCCTACAGGGGTCGACAATGCTCTacgacgcggtcgacatGCCGGGACAAGCGTCTAACAAGCGGCCCCTCTCCCCTGAGGACGCAACGCGCGTCTTGAACGAACGGTCTCGTTGGCCGGAGACGGTGTCGTTGAGAGTTGGCGCCCAGGTCATGCTGGTCTTC GACTACCCGGGTCTCGTCAACGGCTCGACTG GCATGGTCGTCGCTTTCATGACCCGCGAGCAGGCTACCGCCAATGGCGTAGCGCTGCCGCGTTCCACCGACGTTGCACCTGGCAGGTGGCCCGTTGTGACATttccgccgccgagggacTGCAGGTTCATCCTGCCGGAGCGCGTACTCATTCCAGCCATAGCACAATCGCTGGAGCACCCAGACGGGACCATTGAGGCCACTCGGCTTCAAGTGCCGCTTATCCTGGCATG GGCGTTGACAATCCACAAGGCCCAAGGCCTCACTCTCGAGCGCGTTCGTGTCGACCTCAACCAGACGTTCGACTATGGCCAGGCGTATGTGGCCATCTCGCGTGTGACGAGCCTGGAAGGATTGGAGCTGAGAGGGTTCTCGAAGAGCAA AGTCTTGGCGAGCCCGCGGGTGTTAGAGTGGGAAGCGGCCGGAGAAGATGCCAAAAATGAAGAGCAGGTTGTCGCGTCGTTAGATGACGCGTTGTAG